The bacterium genome includes a window with the following:
- a CDS encoding nucleoside-diphosphate kinase: protein MGNVTLGILKPDCVKKNIQGKVITKIQEAGFKILAMKQIRMTKQQAEGFYAVHKGRPFYDELTKFMSSGPCVPMVLQKDDAVAAFRKTIGATDPKDADPGTVRKEFADSKGENIIHGSDSDENAKVEIAYFFTNSSLIANQ, encoded by the coding sequence ATGGGTAACGTCACTTTAGGTATTCTGAAACCGGACTGTGTAAAAAAAAATATACAAGGAAAAGTCATAACAAAAATTCAGGAGGCAGGTTTCAAAATATTAGCCATGAAACAAATCCGCATGACGAAACAACAGGCCGAAGGTTTTTATGCCGTTCATAAAGGGCGCCCGTTCTATGATGAGTTGACAAAATTTATGAGTTCAGGCCCTTGCGTCCCGATGGTTTTGCAGAAAGACGATGCGGTGGCTGCATTCAGAAAGACGATCGGCGCGACCGATCCTAAAGACGCCGATCCGGGAACCGTTCGCAAAGAATTTGCCGACAGCAAAGGCGAAAACATAATTCACGGTTCGGATTCGGATGAAAATGCCAAAGTCGAAATTGCCTATTTCTTTACCAATAGTTCACTCATCGCCAATCAGTAG
- a CDS encoding competence/damage-inducible protein A codes for MTAEIVVIGDEILSGLIVDTNSAFLSRRLAGFGITVNRVTKVGDNVESIAQAFDKAARDAELVISCGGLGPTHDDKTRDAAAKFLGTELKLNESALQEIRSMYQKAGRVMSETNRVQAMIPEGATYLSNSRGTAPGLNFKKGHATFFCLQGVPSEMQWMADMHLLPFAQKVKQDTVLKFRTIRTVGIPESTLYEKTKEIVQQYHDKLDIAYLPHMARGVDIRLTCSKQSAEKAAELIAAAEGRFVSCIDQFFNNAVYGYDDETLEQSLAHLFFDTRQTIATAESCTGGLVAHRLTNVSGSSSYFLQGVTTYSNDSKMKLLNVPEKVLTVHGAVSEEVAKSMAENIRKIAGTNLGLSTTGIAGPTGATEHKPVGLAYIGFSTDEKTMAIKLTPLPYSVERLVFKERLSQMALDVVRKHLINLKGLVKK; via the coding sequence ATGACCGCAGAGATCGTGGTGATCGGCGATGAAATTCTCTCGGGGCTTATCGTCGACACCAACTCGGCTTTCCTAAGCCGCCGGTTGGCCGGATTTGGAATTACGGTAAACCGGGTAACCAAAGTTGGCGATAACGTTGAATCGATTGCGCAGGCCTTTGATAAGGCGGCAAGGGACGCAGAGTTGGTGATAAGCTGCGGCGGGCTTGGGCCGACCCACGATGACAAGACCAGGGATGCCGCCGCGAAGTTTCTTGGAACGGAACTCAAGCTTAATGAATCGGCGTTACAGGAAATCCGATCCATGTATCAAAAAGCCGGGCGGGTTATGAGCGAAACTAACCGCGTGCAGGCCATGATCCCTGAAGGAGCGACATATTTGTCCAATAGCCGTGGAACCGCCCCGGGGTTGAACTTCAAAAAAGGACACGCGACATTTTTTTGCCTGCAAGGCGTTCCGAGTGAAATGCAGTGGATGGCCGATATGCATTTGCTTCCGTTCGCGCAGAAAGTAAAACAGGATACAGTTCTCAAGTTCCGCACTATACGAACGGTGGGAATTCCGGAATCTACTTTGTATGAAAAAACGAAGGAAATTGTTCAGCAGTATCATGATAAGTTGGACATTGCTTACTTGCCGCACATGGCCCGCGGCGTCGATATACGTTTGACCTGTTCGAAACAATCCGCGGAAAAAGCGGCTGAACTGATCGCCGCTGCTGAAGGGCGATTCGTATCATGTATTGATCAATTCTTTAACAATGCGGTGTATGGTTATGACGATGAAACGCTGGAACAAAGCCTCGCCCATTTGTTTTTTGATACGCGTCAGACCATTGCTACCGCCGAGTCCTGCACGGGCGGGCTTGTCGCGCACCGGCTGACCAACGTATCAGGGAGTTCGTCTTATTTTTTGCAGGGTGTGACGACCTACAGTAACGATTCCAAAATGAAGTTGCTGAACGTGCCGGAGAAAGTATTGACAGTCCACGGCGCCGTCAGCGAAGAAGTTGCCAAATCCATGGCGGAAAATATTCGAAAAATTGCCGGCACGAACTTAGGGCTTTCTACCACAGGTATTGCCGGACCTACTGGGGCAACGGAGCATAAACCCGTCGGACTGGCCTACATCGGTTTTTCGACCGATGAAAAAACGATGGCAATAAAACTGACTCCCTTGCCGTACTCGGTTGAGCGGCTTGTTTTTAAGGAACGGTTATCGCAAATGGCGTTGGATGTGGTTCGCAAACATCTGATAAATCTGAAAGGGTTAGTGAAAAAATAA
- the murA gene encoding UDP-N-acetylglucosamine 1-carboxyvinyltransferase, giving the protein MEKFIVEGGHPLKGTFNPAGNKNEALPVIAACMLTDEPVMLRNMPDVIDARKMLEIAAAIGADVTQMDAKTWKVQAKNIKTFEPDHNLASEIRGSFLFAGSMIGRHGKVSLPSPGGDKIGRRRLDTHILALEKLGAKTELGHKFYKMEAAKLIGQDIFLDEASVMATENAIMAAVLAEGTTILNNAASEPHVQGLCRMLVSMGARISGIGSNLLTIEGVKKLRGCEHTISNDHIEIGSIIGLAAATKSEILIKDTNPKDMRMILLVFERLGIEVEIRGRDLFVPKEQSLEIHSDMDGAIPKIDDAPWPGFPADLTSIIVIAATQCKGMVLIFEKMFESRLFFTDKLITMGARIILCDPHRAVIQGPTPLHGELITSPDIRAGMALLIAALCAQGTSTMQNVKQLDRGYEHIDERLRALGAQIRRVNE; this is encoded by the coding sequence ATGGAAAAATTTATTGTTGAAGGCGGCCACCCTTTAAAAGGGACATTTAATCCGGCGGGTAACAAAAACGAAGCGCTGCCCGTCATTGCGGCCTGTATGCTCACGGACGAACCGGTTATGCTCAGGAACATGCCGGACGTTATTGACGCGCGGAAAATGCTTGAGATTGCCGCCGCGATCGGAGCGGACGTTACTCAAATGGACGCGAAAACGTGGAAGGTTCAGGCCAAAAATATAAAGACGTTCGAGCCGGATCATAACCTGGCGTCGGAGATCCGCGGATCTTTTCTTTTTGCAGGCTCTATGATCGGACGGCATGGCAAAGTTAGTTTGCCGTCGCCGGGAGGCGATAAAATAGGGCGGCGGCGTTTAGATACGCATATTCTTGCGCTGGAAAAACTCGGCGCAAAGACGGAACTGGGTCACAAATTTTATAAAATGGAAGCCGCGAAACTGATCGGGCAGGATATATTTCTCGATGAAGCCAGCGTGATGGCAACAGAAAACGCTATTATGGCGGCCGTGCTTGCCGAAGGAACGACCATTCTCAATAACGCCGCATCAGAACCGCATGTACAGGGGCTTTGCAGAATGCTGGTCAGCATGGGCGCCCGTATATCCGGCATCGGAAGCAACCTCCTCACGATCGAAGGCGTCAAAAAATTACGTGGATGTGAGCATACTATTTCCAATGATCATATCGAGATCGGCAGTATCATCGGGCTGGCCGCGGCGACAAAAAGTGAAATTCTGATCAAAGACACGAATCCAAAAGATATGCGGATGATACTGCTCGTTTTTGAGCGGCTTGGTATCGAAGTTGAGATCAGGGGACGGGATTTATTCGTTCCGAAAGAGCAGTCGCTGGAAATTCATTCCGATATGGACGGCGCCATTCCGAAAATTGACGATGCGCCATGGCCGGGTTTTCCCGCCGATCTGACGAGCATCATCGTGATTGCGGCAACGCAGTGCAAAGGGATGGTGCTGATCTTTGAAAAAATGTTTGAAAGCAGGCTGTTTTTTACGGATAAACTGATCACAATGGGCGCGCGGATCATTTTGTGCGACCCGCACCGCGCGGTGATCCAGGGTCCGACCCCGCTGCACGGCGAGTTGATCACCAGCCCGGATATTCGTGCGGGTATGGCGCTCCTGATCGCGGCTTTGTGCGCGCAGGGGACGTCGACCATGCAGAACGTCAAACAACTGGACCGCGGGTACGAACATATCGACGAACGTCTCAGGGCTCTTGGCGCGCAGATTCGGCGCGTGAATGAATGA
- a CDS encoding DUF4129 domain-containing protein codes for MNSLFKKISETFVVFIVGVNSLVFAAEPDAVTPSLFDSSLIKNTAITPADYEGLLRFVLEQTAELRLNNDGEVRAGIQSNFQSLRRQIPDSYAFTVWISYGDPDSVRAFDTTAVTNNSWLLNDLDKLSGAHLQDKGAEQIQHNLELALRSISTLKSYILIRDTADYKKQLMSILERPEYREKKNKNLLLDGFNWLMDQLASIFSGLFKNSSSRETPQVPEPRDYTMIGQMLVYAGYVIGAMTLLWLAVHVIRHFRQRKENSAAKKKNFENLIEAGESMEPDDHLRHAHRCAFTGEYRKAIRHLFLSIILHLDAQDHFRYQKFQTNGEYLTALLNESQLFCRIELHGHLKKISDMFEKTWYGIENATEEDFTACNSYYHLCLHALQQKQTVTSGV; via the coding sequence ATGAATTCGCTTTTTAAAAAAATAAGCGAGACTTTCGTTGTCTTTATCGTTGGAGTGAACTCCCTCGTATTCGCCGCAGAGCCGGATGCCGTCACGCCTTCGCTTTTCGATTCAAGCCTCATCAAAAACACGGCGATCACACCGGCCGATTACGAAGGGTTGCTCAGGTTTGTACTGGAACAAACAGCCGAACTCCGGCTGAATAATGACGGCGAAGTCCGAGCGGGAATACAATCGAATTTTCAATCGCTTCGGCGGCAGATACCCGATTCATACGCATTCACCGTGTGGATCTCTTATGGCGATCCGGACAGCGTACGGGCTTTTGATACGACGGCGGTAACAAACAATAGTTGGCTCTTGAACGATCTGGATAAATTGAGCGGCGCACATTTGCAGGACAAGGGCGCTGAACAAATTCAGCATAACTTGGAATTAGCGTTGCGCTCGATTTCAACATTAAAAAGCTATATTCTGATTCGCGATACCGCAGACTATAAGAAACAATTGATGTCCATTCTCGAAAGGCCGGAATACAGGGAGAAAAAAAATAAAAATCTTTTGCTGGACGGGTTTAACTGGCTGATGGACCAACTCGCTTCCATCTTTAGCGGACTTTTTAAAAACAGCAGTTCACGTGAAACGCCGCAGGTCCCGGAGCCGCGCGATTATACCATGATCGGTCAAATGCTGGTTTATGCGGGTTACGTTATCGGCGCGATGACCTTATTGTGGCTGGCTGTGCATGTAATCCGGCATTTTCGGCAACGCAAAGAGAATTCTGCCGCTAAGAAAAAAAATTTCGAAAACCTGATCGAAGCGGGGGAATCGATGGAGCCGGACGACCATCTCCGGCATGCGCATCGCTGCGCGTTTACAGGCGAATACCGGAAAGCGATTCGTCACCTGTTCTTATCGATAATCCTGCATCTCGATGCACAAGATCATTTTCGTTATCAAAAATTTCAAACCAACGGCGAGTATCTGACGGCCTTATTGAATGAGAGTCAGTTGTTCTGCAGGATCGAACTGCACGGACATCTGAAAAAGATCAGCGATATGTTTGAAAAAACATGGTACGGCATTGAGAACGCAACGGAAGAAGATTTCACCGCCTGCAATTCCTACTACCATCTTTGTTTACATGCGCTGCAGCAAAAACAAACCGTGACCAGTGGAGTATGA
- a CDS encoding DUF4350 domain-containing protein — translation MTGDTKKIVWAGVAFSAVLILIVFSSQAGEARRAESLASTYNAKPNGLKAFYTLLSESGYDVLRWRKSILSLDFEDPLVLIVASPREPFSESEMDSVKERVRMGSTLLVFANRHTDRLLEKFGIQAARASFESLSYLQQPTAQNVLFDTLYRPDESVSDILYSEWTNSLQPDSSGYILHYGKTNSNSVVEMPFGSGSVIAFNSAGYVANQNAGRYDNLQAVMGLLRYKTDGEKRYFSRIMFDEYHHGFKEYESVIFLLDQMPVKAGLMLVITAVLLWVYSKAKRFGRPVPVRRSSRRSSDEYVKSVSAVYLNAKAHTLALRLWHRWVMASLSARFRTNMENKLAEIMETRYDIKKEETRRTLSVVRQKLKDAESSQLSGVINKRSIPIDEDELVALSKKLDTLYRASKRRGRTD, via the coding sequence ATGACGGGCGATACAAAAAAAATAGTTTGGGCCGGTGTTGCGTTCAGCGCGGTACTGATCCTCATTGTTTTTTCATCACAGGCCGGAGAAGCGCGGCGCGCAGAAAGCCTGGCTTCCACCTATAATGCAAAGCCCAACGGACTTAAGGCTTTTTATACGTTATTATCCGAAAGCGGATACGACGTTCTCCGATGGAGAAAAAGTATATTGTCGTTGGATTTTGAAGATCCTTTGGTTTTAATAGTTGCTTCGCCGCGAGAGCCGTTTTCGGAATCGGAGATGGATTCTGTGAAAGAACGGGTTAGAATGGGTTCCACGCTTTTAGTATTTGCTAACCGGCACACGGATAGATTATTAGAAAAATTCGGTATTCAGGCAGCGCGCGCGTCTTTTGAATCTTTGTCATACTTGCAGCAGCCCACAGCGCAAAATGTTCTGTTCGATACTTTGTACAGGCCGGACGAATCAGTAAGTGACATCCTATATTCAGAATGGACGAACTCATTACAACCGGATTCATCCGGATATATTTTACATTACGGGAAAACGAATTCAAATTCCGTCGTTGAAATGCCGTTTGGAAGCGGCAGTGTGATAGCGTTTAATTCAGCGGGTTATGTTGCCAATCAGAACGCAGGGCGATACGATAATCTGCAGGCGGTGATGGGCCTTCTGCGGTATAAAACCGACGGTGAAAAAAGATATTTCAGCCGGATAATGTTCGATGAATATCATCATGGTTTTAAAGAATACGAATCGGTTATTTTTCTGTTGGATCAAATGCCGGTGAAAGCCGGTCTGATGCTTGTTATTACAGCGGTGTTGCTTTGGGTTTATTCCAAGGCAAAAAGGTTTGGCAGGCCGGTGCCGGTCCGCAGGTCATCGCGGCGGTCATCCGACGAATATGTCAAATCGGTATCGGCGGTGTACCTGAATGCAAAAGCCCATACGCTCGCTTTGCGTCTGTGGCACCGCTGGGTCATGGCCTCTCTGTCGGCAAGGTTTCGTACCAACATGGAAAATAAACTTGCAGAAATAATGGAAACACGGTATGATATTAAAAAAGAAGAAACCCGGCGCACATTGTCCGTAGTTCGTCAAAAACTCAAAGATGCGGAAAGTTCGCAACTGAGCGGCGTAATAAACAAAAGAAGTATTCCAATCGATGAAGATGAACTGGTTGCTTTATCAAAAAAATTGGATACGTTGTATCGCGCTTCTAAGCGCAGAGGCCGTACAGATTAA
- a CDS encoding MoxR family ATPase — protein sequence MTQTKDIVDKIKAELDKVIVGQPFVKDHLIIALLSGGHVLLEGVPGTAKTLMVKTLALIMSSRFRRIQFTSDLMPSDVIGTNVFDAKTSSFILKKGPIFTNLVLIDEVNRAPAKTQAALLEVMEERQVTIDGTRYVLDEPFIVFATQNPIEYEGTYALPEAQLDRFMFKIVIDYPQAEDENQILRNYHNGFDMHHLESAHIQSAVTPDEILSCRAEIKDIKVEEGVINYITQIVRRTRDHGHILVGASPRASVALLLASKTRAAMNGSAYVTPDDIKAVAKPIMRHRIILQPETELEGIRADELIDEVLYSVVVPR from the coding sequence ATGACACAGACCAAAGACATTGTTGACAAGATCAAAGCGGAACTGGACAAAGTAATCGTCGGCCAGCCGTTTGTAAAAGACCATCTGATCATCGCCCTTTTATCCGGCGGGCACGTTTTGCTGGAAGGCGTTCCGGGCACGGCAAAAACGCTGATGGTAAAAACGCTGGCGCTTATCATGTCCAGCCGGTTCCGCCGCATACAATTCACTTCCGACCTGATGCCGTCGGACGTGATCGGCACCAATGTATTCGACGCCAAGACCTCGTCGTTTATTCTCAAGAAAGGCCCGATATTCACCAATCTGGTACTAATTGATGAGGTCAACCGCGCGCCGGCAAAGACGCAGGCGGCTTTACTGGAAGTGATGGAAGAAAGACAGGTAACGATCGACGGCACGAGGTATGTGCTGGACGAACCTTTCATTGTGTTTGCTACGCAGAATCCGATCGAATACGAAGGAACGTACGCGCTGCCCGAAGCGCAGCTGGATCGATTCATGTTTAAGATCGTTATCGATTATCCGCAGGCAGAAGACGAAAATCAGATCCTGAGAAATTATCACAACGGGTTTGACATGCATCACCTGGAATCGGCGCATATTCAGAGCGCGGTGACTCCGGATGAAATTTTGTCGTGCCGCGCGGAGATAAAAGACATTAAAGTTGAGGAGGGCGTGATCAACTATATTACGCAGATCGTTCGCAGAACGCGCGATCACGGCCATATTCTTGTCGGCGCCAGTCCGCGCGCCAGCGTCGCGCTTTTGCTCGCGTCCAAAACCCGCGCCGCGATGAACGGTTCCGCCTACGTCACGCCGGACGATATCAAAGCCGTCGCCAAGCCGATCATGCGGCATCGGATCATACTTCAGCCTGAAACGGAGCTGGAAGGAATTCGCGCGGATGAGTTGATTGATGAAGTATTATATTCGGTTGTCGTGCCGAGGTAG
- a CDS encoding DUF3052 family protein, which translates to MSNNPSGYSGTPLAKKLGIKDHFKIRLIDAPAHYRDLFSDFPPTVEFVKETKNKKDLIHYFVTEAARLKTELPALKKELAPNGMIWVSWYKKSAKMPTDITEDIIRGAALKIGLVDVKVCAIDEQWSGLKLVIPLKDRKNHLS; encoded by the coding sequence TTGAGTAATAATCCTTCCGGCTATTCCGGCACGCCCCTGGCAAAAAAGCTGGGCATCAAAGACCATTTTAAAATCCGGCTCATCGATGCGCCGGCACATTATCGTGATCTTTTTTCCGATTTCCCGCCGACGGTGGAATTTGTGAAGGAAACAAAAAACAAAAAAGACCTGATCCATTATTTTGTTACCGAGGCCGCAAGATTGAAGACGGAGTTACCGGCTCTGAAGAAAGAATTGGCGCCAAACGGTATGATCTGGGTTTCCTGGTATAAAAAATCGGCGAAGATGCCGACCGATATCACTGAGGATATCATTCGCGGCGCGGCGCTGAAGATCGGTTTGGTGGATGTGAAGGTTTGCGCGATTGATGAACAGTGGTCTGGGCTTAAGTTAGTGATCCCGCTCAAAGATAGGAAGAATCACCTTTCTTAA
- a CDS encoding DUF1801 domain-containing protein → MNKEIGAYHKRQTHEDKSICDLLYEEIGKHLPKAENKVWHAHPVWFIDGNPIVGYSKQKSGIRLMFWSGASFDEELLKPGTGKFKDASAFYTSSKEINKKNLKRWLQKAQAIQWDYKNIVKRKGVLLPLKGLG, encoded by the coding sequence ATGAATAAAGAAATTGGAGCTTACCACAAGCGGCAAACGCATGAAGACAAGTCGATCTGCGATTTGCTGTACGAAGAGATCGGTAAACATTTACCTAAAGCGGAAAACAAGGTCTGGCATGCGCATCCGGTTTGGTTCATCGACGGCAATCCCATTGTCGGATATAGTAAACAGAAAAGCGGCATTCGCCTGATGTTCTGGAGCGGAGCAAGTTTTGATGAGGAATTATTAAAACCCGGTACGGGCAAATTTAAAGACGCTTCCGCATTTTATACCTCGTCCAAAGAAATAAATAAAAAAAATTTAAAGCGATGGCTCCAAAAAGCCCAAGCGATTCAGTGGGACTATAAGAATATCGTCAAACGAAAAGGCGTATTATTGCCTTTGAAAGGGTTGGGTTGA
- a CDS encoding DUF4386 domain-containing protein: MTRKTYARIAGFTFIFYIAAGISQMMLHGQATAGEGTAAKLANIAAHTSEFGGAIILDLLCCFFALILAVSLYAITRDEEHDLAIFGLACRVGEGVIGAANLPKTLALFWLATAGDKIPDAASVSAIGSYLLMPVGSSTVSAVFFAVGSTVFSYLFLRGRMIPQVLAWLGILASVLLVGFLPMQLARVVSANWFVWMPMLVFELVLAVWLIVKGVAGKSEIAVSK; this comes from the coding sequence ATGACCCGCAAGACCTACGCAAGGATCGCCGGCTTCACGTTTATATTCTACATCGCGGCCGGTATTTCCCAGATGATGCTCCATGGCCAGGCCACCGCCGGCGAAGGAACCGCCGCAAAGCTGGCGAATATTGCCGCGCACACGTCTGAGTTCGGCGGGGCGATCATCCTCGATCTGCTTTGCTGTTTTTTCGCCCTGATACTCGCCGTGTCGTTGTACGCGATCACGCGGGACGAGGAACACGATCTGGCGATATTCGGTTTGGCCTGCCGTGTGGGTGAAGGCGTGATCGGAGCGGCCAATCTGCCGAAAACGCTGGCGCTTTTTTGGCTCGCGACCGCCGGAGATAAAATCCCGGACGCCGCGAGCGTGAGTGCGATCGGTTCGTATCTGCTGATGCCGGTGGGCAGTTCCACCGTCAGCGCGGTCTTTTTCGCCGTGGGAAGCACGGTTTTTTCGTATCTGTTTTTGCGCGGACGGATGATTCCTCAAGTGCTTGCCTGGCTTGGCATTCTGGCATCCGTTCTGTTGGTAGGTTTTCTTCCGATGCAGTTGGCGAGAGTCGTTTCGGCGAACTGGTTCGTCTGGATGCCGATGCTGGTATTTGAGCTCGTTCTTGCGGTCTGGCTGATCGTGAAGGGAGTCGCGGGGAAGAGCGAGATAGCGGTATCTAAGTAA
- a CDS encoding thioredoxin domain-containing protein, with protein sequence MNFPSAELIKQLPPDGGPEFNRLVFEKSPYLLQHARNPVDWYPWGEEAFEKARSENKPIFLSIGYATCHWCHVMEHESFEDSTVAAMMNETFVCIKVDREERPDIDNIYMAVTQAMTGHGGWPMTVIMTWDKKPFFTGTYFPKHSLGGRPGMMELVPAIADAWANRKDEVLKSANDITAAIQNRAASSNPVALSPSIFDSAFAMFRSQFDTQYAGFGSSPKFPTAHNLSFLLRYYKRTENADALRMAERTLKAMRNGGMYDQIGFGFHRYSTDAKWFLPHFEKMLYDQALIAMAYTDAYQVTQNPLYKKTVEEIFEYVLRDMTDPAGGFYSAEDADSEGEEGKFYLWTKAELETILGSSDAELFCKTFNVTAEGNYYEEATREFKGTNIPFLNKDTDVLAHEANFSEDEFKAKIESIRKKLFDVREKRIHPLKDDKILTDWNGLMIAALAKGAQVFDKPEYADAARRAADFILSTLRDPNGRLLKRYRQGAAGLPAHLDDYAFMVWGLLDLYETAFDVKYLESALELNKTMTEFYWDKENGGFYFTGSDAEKLITRPKEIYDGAIPSGNSIAALNLIRLSRITGKEEFAEMAEAIGNCFSENISKVPMVYAQFLMAYDFQTGPSYEIVIAGEEHDALSKEMLAALRSRFIPNKVILFRSSKSSSGLDGIAPFTKTQAMKNGKATAYVCRNFTCSAPTHDVSEMMDLLK encoded by the coding sequence ATGAATTTTCCTTCTGCGGAATTAATAAAACAACTGCCGCCCGACGGCGGGCCGGAATTCAACCGCCTGGTCTTCGAGAAAAGCCCGTATCTGCTCCAGCATGCGCGGAATCCGGTAGATTGGTATCCTTGGGGCGAAGAAGCATTTGAAAAAGCACGGTCGGAAAATAAACCTATTTTTTTATCCATCGGCTATGCCACTTGCCATTGGTGCCATGTGATGGAACATGAATCTTTCGAAGATTCGACGGTAGCCGCGATGATGAACGAAACTTTTGTCTGCATCAAAGTGGACCGCGAGGAACGCCCGGATATCGACAACATTTATATGGCGGTAACGCAGGCGATGACCGGACACGGCGGCTGGCCTATGACCGTGATCATGACCTGGGATAAAAAACCGTTTTTTACAGGAACCTACTTTCCCAAACATAGCCTGGGCGGACGCCCCGGGATGATGGAACTCGTTCCGGCTATCGCCGACGCATGGGCAAATCGCAAGGACGAAGTCCTAAAGTCCGCCAACGACATCACCGCGGCCATTCAAAATCGAGCCGCAAGCAGTAACCCTGTCGCGCTGAGCCCGTCTATTTTTGATTCGGCATTTGCAATGTTCCGAAGTCAATTCGATACTCAGTACGCGGGCTTTGGCAGTTCGCCGAAATTTCCTACCGCGCATAATCTTTCTTTTCTTCTGCGTTATTATAAACGCACAGAGAACGCCGACGCGCTTAGGATGGCGGAAAGAACATTAAAGGCGATGCGTAACGGCGGAATGTATGATCAGATCGGTTTTGGATTTCACCGCTACTCAACCGATGCCAAATGGTTTCTTCCTCATTTCGAAAAAATGCTTTACGATCAGGCCCTGATCGCCATGGCTTATACCGACGCATATCAGGTAACGCAAAATCCTTTGTATAAGAAAACCGTCGAAGAAATATTTGAATATGTTCTGCGCGATATGACCGATCCCGCGGGAGGATTTTATTCCGCCGAAGATGCCGACAGCGAAGGGGAAGAAGGAAAATTCTATCTCTGGACAAAAGCGGAACTGGAAACTATCCTGGGCTCATCGGATGCGGAATTGTTCTGCAAAACATTTAATGTGACTGCGGAAGGCAATTACTACGAAGAAGCGACGCGTGAATTTAAAGGAACCAATATCCCTTTCCTCAACAAAGATACCGATGTATTGGCGCATGAAGCAAATTTTAGCGAAGATGAATTCAAAGCTAAAATAGAATCCATCCGGAAAAAACTTTTTGACGTTCGAGAAAAACGCATTCACCCACTGAAGGACGACAAAATTCTGACCGACTGGAACGGGCTGATGATCGCGGCGCTTGCAAAAGGCGCGCAGGTATTCGATAAACCCGAATACGCCGATGCCGCCCGGCGCGCGGCCGATTTCATCTTGTCAACTTTACGCGATCCGAATGGACGGTTATTAAAAAGGTACCGCCAGGGAGCGGCCGGTTTGCCCGCGCATCTCGATGATTATGCGTTTATGGTGTGGGGTTTACTCGATCTGTACGAAACGGCCTTCGATGTGAAGTATCTCGAGTCCGCGCTGGAACTGAACAAAACGATGACGGAATTTTATTGGGACAAAGAAAACGGCGGCTTTTACTTTACCGGATCGGACGCCGAAAAACTCATTACGCGCCCGAAAGAAATTTACGACGGAGCGATTCCGTCCGGCAATTCCATCGCCGCGCTGAACCTGATCCGGCTAAGCCGCATTACGGGAAAGGAAGAGTTTGCAGAAATGGCTGAAGCGATCGGTAACTGTTTTTCGGAAAACATATCCAAAGTTCCGATGGTGTACGCGCAATTTCTAATGGCCTATGATTTTCAAACAGGCCCTTCGTATGAGATCGTCATCGCGGGCGAAGAGCATGACGCGCTGTCAAAGGAAATGCTTGCGGCCTTACGGTCGCGCTTCATACCCAACAAAGTCATTTTATTTCGATCATCCAAATCGTCTTCCGGCCTTGATGGGATCGCCCCGTTTACAAAAACGCAGGCTATGAAAAACGGCAAAGCCACCGCTTACGTGTGTCGGAATTTTACCTGCAGCGCTCCGACCCATGATGTTTCAGAAATGATGGATCTGCTGAAGTGA
- a CDS encoding GIY-YIG nuclease family protein gives MKGNYYVYITTNPGKTVLYVGVTNDLKVRLQQHYENRGKKKTFAGRYYCYKLVYYEHFSDIKQAIAWEKEIKNMTRAKKEALISAKNPKWNFLAV, from the coding sequence GTGAAAGGAAATTACTACGTATACATTACGACCAATCCGGGAAAAACCGTTCTCTATGTCGGCGTAACCAACGATCTCAAAGTTCGATTACAGCAGCATTATGAAAACCGAGGAAAAAAGAAAACATTTGCAGGAAGATACTATTGTTACAAACTGGTCTACTATGAACATTTTTCAGATATTAAGCAAGCCATAGCCTGGGAAAAGGAGATCAAGAATATGACCAGAGCGAAGAAAGAGGCGTTGATATCTGCGAAAAACCCTAAATGGAATTTTCTCGCTGTATGA